One Lacunisphaera limnophila DNA window includes the following coding sequences:
- a CDS encoding sigma-70 family RNA polymerase sigma factor, which produces MPSLDLISDAELVAASLAGDRVAFSRIVERYQRLLCSLAYSSTGQLSQSEDLAQEAFLEAWRQLGSLREPEKLRSWLCGILRHKVGRLRRTDGKEPVRQAGTLEDAGEVVSAEMPVADQAMQQEEQAILWSALERVPALYREPLVLYYREHRSVEHVADALDLTEDTVKQRLARGRHILQEQVLAFVEGALVRSTPGNMFTVGVLAALPAFPDPVETVGIGTAAAHGSMLAKTTGIAALVASLSGVASAVMALRSNLDQSRTPRERRAVVKATGWIFFGALGFLVAWYLLRAGAFRWWDQRVGFAVGAQALLLVTVVIWPVALMRTMRYMRRLRSAERRAHPELFQDARDQVGSTAGQYKSRFQLLGVPLVHIRFSTPDEGERPVFGWLAAGDRAYGLLFAWGGYAVAPVSVGAISVGVLTVGSLSIGFISLGTVAVGAFALGCVSVGVKAYAWLSALGWITAQSGGFAVAWWSALAPVALAPHANDAVARGYLDDPTGGPSRVIIFIVISLLTLIPVAYYARAVRRRMGQKVKS; this is translated from the coding sequence ATGCCCTCCCTCGATCTCATCAGCGACGCCGAGTTGGTCGCAGCATCCCTGGCTGGGGATCGGGTGGCGTTTAGCCGGATTGTGGAGCGGTACCAACGGTTGCTATGTTCCCTGGCCTACTCCTCGACCGGCCAGCTGAGCCAGAGTGAAGACCTCGCGCAGGAGGCGTTTCTCGAGGCCTGGCGCCAACTCGGCTCGTTGCGTGAGCCGGAAAAGCTTCGCTCTTGGCTGTGCGGGATTTTGCGCCACAAGGTCGGCCGGTTGCGACGGACGGATGGCAAGGAACCGGTGCGGCAGGCGGGCACGCTCGAGGACGCGGGGGAAGTGGTGTCGGCGGAAATGCCCGTGGCCGATCAGGCCATGCAGCAGGAGGAGCAAGCGATTCTGTGGAGTGCGTTGGAGCGGGTGCCGGCGTTGTATCGCGAGCCGCTCGTCCTTTATTATCGCGAGCACCGCTCGGTGGAGCACGTGGCGGATGCCCTCGATCTGACGGAGGACACGGTGAAGCAGCGGCTGGCGCGCGGGCGGCACATTTTGCAGGAGCAGGTACTGGCGTTTGTGGAAGGAGCGCTGGTACGGAGTACGCCGGGCAACATGTTCACGGTCGGGGTGCTGGCGGCGCTGCCGGCGTTTCCAGACCCAGTGGAAACGGTGGGTATCGGCACGGCGGCAGCCCATGGCAGTATGCTGGCCAAGACCACTGGGATCGCGGCGCTGGTGGCATCGCTCAGCGGAGTGGCCAGCGCGGTCATGGCTCTGCGGTCCAACCTCGACCAGTCACGGACACCGCGGGAGCGTCGCGCGGTGGTGAAGGCGACGGGATGGATCTTTTTCGGGGCCCTGGGCTTCTTGGTTGCGTGGTATCTGCTGCGGGCTGGGGCGTTTCGCTGGTGGGACCAGCGGGTGGGGTTTGCTGTTGGGGCTCAGGCGCTGCTGCTGGTCACGGTGGTCATCTGGCCAGTGGCGCTGATGAGAACCATGCGTTATATGCGGAGATTGCGCTCGGCGGAACGGCGGGCGCACCCCGAGTTGTTTCAGGATGCGCGGGATCAGGTCGGGTCGACGGCGGGGCAATACAAGAGCCGTTTCCAATTGCTCGGCGTGCCGCTGGTGCACATCCGGTTTTCGACGCCCGATGAAGGCGAACGTCCGGTATTCGGCTGGCTGGCTGCGGGTGACCGGGCCTATGGCCTGTTGTTCGCGTGGGGCGGCTATGCGGTCGCTCCGGTCAGCGTGGGAGCGATCTCGGTGGGGGTGCTCACGGTGGGCTCGCTCAGCATCGGGTTTATCTCCCTAGGCACTGTCGCGGTGGGCGCGTTTGCGCTGGGGTGCGTGTCGGTCGGCGTGAAGGCGTACGCCTGGTTGTCGGCCCTCGGCTGGATCACAGCGCAGAGCGGCGGCTTTGCCGTGGCGTGGTGGTCGGCGCTGGCACCGGTAGCATTGGCACCGCACGCGAACGATGCCGTGGCCCGGGGGTACCTGGATGATCCGACCGGGGGTCCGAGCCGGGTGATCATTTTCATCGTGATCTCACTGCTCACGCTGATCCCGGTGGCGTATTACGCACGGGCGGTACGGCGGCGCATGGGCCAAAAGGTGAAATCCTGA
- a CDS encoding CIA30 family protein, with the protein MIPLLPFFLSRHVLPATILILVPLSVGPITARATATPAILDTYSNDKQNAHGVDRLLFDDKGAGGQSHATQKSADGILQVEGELIPGRGAPAFISLVSLLTPDAKPQDLTGYEGVRLRVKNTKGLLSVQVASTEVQNFDYHTSTPIAAIRGEFQEVRLPFKAMKRAWSEQTVLNLNTITSINLVSFAMARETFSYEVDEIGFY; encoded by the coding sequence ATGATCCCACTCCTTCCCTTCTTCCTGAGCCGCCACGTCCTGCCGGCGACCATACTTATTCTCGTGCCGCTATCAGTGGGACCGATCACCGCCCGGGCCACGGCCACCCCTGCGATCCTCGACACCTATTCCAATGACAAGCAGAACGCCCACGGCGTCGACCGCCTCCTGTTCGATGACAAGGGCGCGGGCGGTCAGTCGCATGCGACCCAAAAGTCCGCAGACGGTATCCTCCAGGTTGAGGGCGAACTTATCCCCGGACGCGGCGCACCCGCCTTCATCAGCCTTGTCTCGCTCCTAACCCCCGACGCCAAGCCGCAGGATCTAACCGGCTACGAGGGCGTTCGCCTCCGCGTTAAGAACACCAAGGGCCTGCTTTCCGTCCAGGTCGCCAGCACCGAAGTCCAGAACTTCGACTACCACACCAGCACCCCGATTGCGGCCATACGCGGTGAATTCCAAGAAGTCCGCCTGCCCTTCAAGGCCATGAAGCGCGCGTGGTCTGAACAAACCGTCCTCAACTTGAACACCATCACGAGCATCAACCTCGTTTCCTTCGCCATGGCCCGGGAGACCTTCTCCTACGAGGTTGACGAGATCGGGTTCTATTAA